In Brachyhypopomus gauderio isolate BG-103 chromosome 18, BGAUD_0.2, whole genome shotgun sequence, the sequence ATATCCATTCTAAACTTTAGTGATGGTTCAGCTTCTTTTTCATGTACCAGGTCAATTCTGTACAGCACTGCTGCTCTTTGAGGAATTTCGGTCCTCTTCCAGTCTGAAAATAACATTACATACATGTCtacaaatacatatatttatcaaCAATAACCTTCAGGCACTGCTCACTCACATTCTGATGTAAAAGAACTGGATGAGCCAGCAGTACTGCTTTCGGTTATGGTGCTTTCGGAAACCACTGGGACTGATGTACTTTCTTCAGTGAAATTCCTGTTCATCGTTGAAGAAACCATTTGAGGAAAACTAAAAAGAAATTACATTTGAAGGGAATATATTGTCTGTTATGAATACGAAGATCATTTTTATGGTGATTCAAACACATGAAATAGGAAAAAAATTATTTGTAATCTCAACTTATGATCCGACAATGTTCTCTCATTTAATGCACATACTTATGAACTGaatgttatttacattttaatttaatttttcatTCTGATATACCACTACCATGTTTACTTTTCTCCACATGAACTCGCATGATATGGCATTATGTCAGCAGAAAACTCCTTTCCACGTATTGGACAGGAATCCTGTATTGGGCAAGGTGCAATTAACTTCTTTATATTAGATGAGTGGTTCCTAACCCTGTATCTGGGGGAGCCCTCACCATGCACAGTTTAATATTCCCTTGGTTTCAACATCACAAACACCAAAATATGCAGGTAGTGGGTATTCAGGACCAGGGTTGGGATCCTGTGTATTACACCTTTTTCAACAGCCACTAGTCTTAAGATAAACCTCACATTTTttacttaataaactgaaaaccTGTAACCTGTTCCTGTTAGAAAGGAACCCCCACAAAATAATTTAAGAACACAATATACATTTAGAATTAACATTATGTGACCAAAGACTCACAATTAGACTAAATATTATTGTTAATTCCATTACAAACTGTCAGTGGTTTTGATTATTTTAATATGAATATCTGCTTACCATACAAATATCTGGCTCTGGGCTTGACACTTCTTTTGGTACAGATCCAGAATCCTTGACCAGAGAtaaaaaatgcattttagttGGTTTAAATTATATTAGAGCACTTTTTGGCACAAACATCTttaacatccatccatccatccattgtcATCCGCTTATCCAGGTCTGGGTcatgggggcagtagcctaagcaaagaggcccaggtttccctttcCCCAGCCACCTCCTCTAGTTCCTCTGGGAGGATACagaggtgttcccaggacagctgagagataaaatctctccagcgtgtcctgggtcttccccggggtctcctcccagttggacatgcctggagcacctccctagggaggcgcccaggtggcatccggaccagatgcccgaaccacctcaactgactCCTCTCTACATGCATCTTTAACAGCAGAATGTAATGCaacaaatgaatgaatatgGCAAGACGGTCTGGCTACACATAGTGGCCACACGGGATGGCCTTATTTCAGATGGCTGAAGGTTTGAATCCTGATCCAGACAAAAGTGTATTGTATTTGAGTCAACTGAAAGTGGTCATAAGTAAAAGTTATGCTGACTACACCAAGTAACTATACAGAAGGTCCAAATATTAATAACCGCACCCTGCTCATTAATGTTCAACATAAAATGTGTCTGTTTTTGAACTGCATCAGAAAAGCACACAATGATCTCTTACACAGCACTTAAATTTGATTTGAACTGGATTACATCACTTACATCACTTGTATCATCTTGTTGACAGGCCTCAATGTGAAACTGCAGCAGCTGAAGTGGAACTGATGTGCCACAGGtcatgcaaacattttttgGCATGTTGAATTCAGGGGCATCATATGGCAGTGGGGTCATGTCGATTTTTTCTTGAAGAGGCACTATATAGATGATGTTCTTTCCATTGTTTGAAGAAGTCCTCAAGATTTTTGCTGTGTAACCCTGGGAACTTTGGGGTAGGGGAGTAGTTTTTCTTTGTCCACTGCCCCCTTTTGAAAATGAATATTTGTTATAAAACAATCATGAAAGATCAGTCTCCATTCCAACATGGCAGCAATCAATTAAAtaccaaaacacaaaaaactTAAAAAGTCTGGTGGTATATTTCTCCCCTACGTAATATATAATCTCATTTTACCTGCAGCTTTTTGGAGAAGCCAACCGCCTCGCAAAGTTTTTAACTTGGGATATTCTTCAAGTAGTAATCTAGTGATCtgaaaattaaaaatatatatattttaaatcaaCTGTGTCAAATTTCAATACAGATAACTGGATTCACAATTCAGTTCTGAGGTTTACCAAGACAGCTGAGAACTTGGGACAGGGGAATAGTGATGTGGAGGGTGGCCATGAGTGCTGCCACAAAATACTCTTACTGTAATCCAGTAACATTACTACACAGTATACTATATAATTACTATAATGCAATTTGTAATACTATCAATTACAATTCATTTG encodes:
- the LOC143481758 gene encoding uncharacterized protein LOC143481758 isoform X3; the protein is MKSFAQSGRYIFLGREGGGACTLICTLHMLCVWVCLHQVQQNSDIENAVRNLLSCITRHSSPQPVGNIDSASSAGVSQPMGTQVVASGFHEVSQPIRTSTVQNEMQRSFPAIYNNRTRVKRKAPEPPRVIKFLELQFCLQEENTNRSPKDEMLLLQAGLGRRSINISDDADHTEITRLLLEEYPKLKTLRGGWLLQKAAGGSGQRKTTPLPQSSQGYTAKILRTSSNNGKNIIYIVPLQEKIDMTPLPYDAPEFNMPKNVCMTCGTSVPLQLLQFHIEACQQDDTSDDSGSVPKEVSSPEPDICMDSCPIRGKEFSADIMPYHASSCGENFPQMVSSTMNRNFTEESTSVPVVSESTITESSTAGSSSSFTSEYWKRTEIPQRAAVLYRIDLEMEPTLCFLKAKLITSSHPPLRFLCRVTCF
- the LOC143481758 gene encoding uncharacterized protein LOC143481758 isoform X4, which encodes MKSFAQSGRYIFLGREGGGACTLICTLHMLCVWVCLHQVQQNSDIENAVRNLLSCITRHSSPQPVGNIDSASSAGVSQPMGTQVVASGFHEVSQPIRTSTVQNEMQRSFPAIYNNRTRVKRKAPEPPRVIKFLELQFCLQEENTNRSPKDEMLLLQAGLGRRSINISDDADHTEITRLLLEEYPKLKTLRGGWLLQKAAGGSGQRKTTPLPQSSQGYTAKILRTSSNNGKNIIYIVPLQEKIDMTPLPYDAPEFNMPKNVCMTCGTSVPLQLLQFHIEACQQDDTSDDSGSVPKEVSSPEPDICMDSCPIRGKEFSADIMPYHASSCGENFPQMVSSTMNRNFTEESTSVPVVSESTITESSTAGSSSSFTSE
- the LOC143481758 gene encoding uncharacterized protein LOC143481758 isoform X2; amino-acid sequence: MFERMNTNREGLQCNKVCCYVQQNSDIENAVRNLLSCITRHSSPQPVGNIDSASSAGVSQPMGTQVVASGFHEVSQPIRTSTVQNEMQRSFPAIYNNRTRVKRKAPEPPRVIKFLELQFCLQEENTNRSPKDEMLLLQAGLGRRSINISDDADHTEITRLLLEEYPKLKTLRGGWLLQKAAGGSGQRKTTPLPQSSQGYTAKILRTSSNNGKNIIYIVPLQEKIDMTPLPYDAPEFNMPKNVCMTCGTSVPLQLLQFHIEACQQDDTSDDSGSVPKEVSSPEPDICMDSCPIRGKEFSADIMPYHASSCGENFPQMVSSTMNRNFTEESTSVPVVSESTITESSTAGSSSSFTSEYWKRTEIPQRAAVLYRIDLVHEKEAEPSLKFRMDIREDMEDQEGRIISFYKEMEPTLCFLKAKLITSSHPPLRFLCRVTCF
- the LOC143481758 gene encoding uncharacterized protein LOC143481758 isoform X1; this encodes MKSFAQSGRYIFLGREGGGACTLICTLHMLCVWVCLHQVQQNSDIENAVRNLLSCITRHSSPQPVGNIDSASSAGVSQPMGTQVVASGFHEVSQPIRTSTVQNEMQRSFPAIYNNRTRVKRKAPEPPRVIKFLELQFCLQEENTNRSPKDEMLLLQAGLGRRSINISDDADHTEITRLLLEEYPKLKTLRGGWLLQKAAGGSGQRKTTPLPQSSQGYTAKILRTSSNNGKNIIYIVPLQEKIDMTPLPYDAPEFNMPKNVCMTCGTSVPLQLLQFHIEACQQDDTSDDSGSVPKEVSSPEPDICMDSCPIRGKEFSADIMPYHASSCGENFPQMVSSTMNRNFTEESTSVPVVSESTITESSTAGSSSSFTSEYWKRTEIPQRAAVLYRIDLVHEKEAEPSLKFRMDIREDMEDQEGRIISFYKEMEPTLCFLKAKLITSSHPPLRFLCRVTCF